A DNA window from Ostrea edulis chromosome 5, xbOstEdul1.1, whole genome shotgun sequence contains the following coding sequences:
- the LOC125649174 gene encoding uncharacterized protein LOC125649174 isoform X4, translated as MNIVIWIILSSFAERNILVGGNRTAERLPDRPLYLMATKGNTCRIKGNIESGRILEQANMNLTIRQGNNRICSEILGIYHYNKDLSCIRGLSGIIFDFKIYNPAVASTKMLWIEIKGRSLQLVCGDITEALSEQPQESSPALFIAGPVVGIVLLGVVVLVIVLKRRKSQMLMKNMPKCDGVTTTLPPFQGQGGPDSNDVLKPKNEEDRVSSSKTTYYNMDIPEFPLQVEDGNYSLISSQAEKTIAGEKQAVCHNTEHLGDGVYDSMDENPTTHSLSAPCADNVHREETETETTNGEHFIGEVTGDVYASVCKVDKVENKQITGPKGDIYATVSNVSSRE; from the exons CTGAACGTAATATTCTTGTCGGAGGAAATAGAACTGCAGAACGCTTACCAGATCGACCTTTATATTTGATGGCAACAAAAGGAAATACGTGTAGAATAAAGGGAAACATTGAATCTGGAAGGATTTTGGAGCAGGCCAACATGAATTTAACAATCAGACAGGGCAATAACCGGATTTGCTCAG AAATACTTGGAATTTATCACTACAATAAAGATCTATCATGTATTCGTGGACTCTCGGGGATTATCTTTGACTTTAAAATTTACAATCCTGCAGTAGCTTCTACTAAAATGCTATGGATTGAAATTAAAG GGCGTTCATTGCAATTAGTCTGCGGTGACATAACAGAGGCGCTCTCTGAGCAACCACAGGAGTCCTCCCCAGCCCTTTTTATTGCGGGTCCAGTTGTTGGGATCGTCCTCCTGGGTGTGGTAGTGCTTGTGATTGTCCTCAAAAG AAGAAAGTCTCAGATGCTAATGAAAAACATGCCAAAATGTGACGGTGTGACTACCACACTCCCCCCCTTTCAGGGTCAGGGCGGTCCCGATTCGAATGACGTACTTAAACCCAAAAATGAAGAGGACCGCGTGTCTTCGTCAAAAACAACGTACTACAACATGGATATCCCAGAATTCCCACTTCAAGTTGAGGATGGGAATTATTCCTTGATCAGTTCACAAGCTGAGAAAACAATTGCCGGAGAGAAGCAAGCAGTGTGCCACAATACCGAGCACCTCGGTGATGGAGTGTACGATTCTATGGACGAAAATCCGACAACTCATTCACTTAGTGCTCCTTGTGCAGATAATGTACATCGTGAAGAAACCGAAACAGAAACGACAAACGGTGAACACTTCATTGGAGAGGTAACGGGAGATGTTTATGCCTCTGTTTGTAAAGTAGACAAAGTGGAAAACAAGCAAATTACTGGACCGAAAGGAGACATTTACGCAACAGTGTCTAATGTGTCTTCCAGAGAGTAG
- the LOC125647074 gene encoding uncharacterized protein K02A2.6-like — MAGVLLPDLHGIPNFDISEATGLSERWKRWLRAFKLYAAGKGVTDPDQKQALLLHTAGMDVQDIFYTLPEGEGDDAYDKAVSALDTYFTPQANIPYERSVFRSMAQMPNETIEQYITKLRQKSETCDFGNREAVDERIRDQIIDKCLNHNLRRKLLEKGRNLNLTQLREVAKAMEDSERQAKSIETQGQSVKSDINKVNYSKDKFGAKTVRSSKSQICYSCGLEGHIRTDPKCPARGKKCRKCKQVGHFERQCKTKDKPKTKYKPEKIRQVSQQQTHTSSDDDYAFSINQINAVCENIVVSVGNVNLKMIIDSGASCNIMGRPLWEYLKRNHIKCVSTKSCRELFAYGSTEPLKVVGAFSATIEGNNKTIPNVEFVVIDGKGQALLGRETALKLSVLKLVHHVTEGAVCTPNETIFEKYPECFTGVGKLKSFQLEIPIDPDVEPVIQPMRRTPFNLRDKLEKKLNELLDLDIIERVEEPSSWVSPVVCVPKRSSDDIRLCVDMRLANTGVKRIRHPIPTIDELLQEMNSSKVFSKLDVTWAYHQIELKPESREITTFVTHKGLFRYKRLMFGVSCAPELYQKVMQQVLQGCEGVHNIMDDIIVHASCQAEHDKCLENVVRVLRDKGITLNKDKCQFNMSQVVFMGHVLSDRGIGPADVKVKAVVEAREPKNSAEVRSFF, encoded by the coding sequence ATGGCTGGCGTTTTATTACCAGATTTACACGGAATTCCGAATTTTGACATTTCTGAAGCGACGGGCTTATCGGAAAGATGGAAACGATGGCTGCGTGCTTTCAAACTATATGCTGCAGGGAAAGGAGTTACTGATCCTGATCAAAAGCAAGCTCTGCTACTGCATACAGCAGGGATGGATGTGCAAGACATTTTTTATACCTTACCAGAAGGTGAAGGAGATGATGCGTATGATAAAGCGGTGAGTGCTCTTGACACTTATTTCACCCCCCAAGCAAACATACCGTATGAAAGGTCAGTGTTTAGAAGTATGGCACAAATGCCGAACGAAACAATTGAACAATATATAACGAAGCTACGCCAAAAATCTGAAACATGTGATTTTGGTAATCGTGAAGCTGTAGACGAACGCATACGGGATCAAATTATAGACAAATGTTTGAATCATAATCTCAGGCGCAAATTACTGGAAAAGGGACGCAACCTTAACTTAACACAATTACGTGAAGTGGCTAAAGCTATGGAGGACTCTGAGCGACAAGCAAAGTCAATCGAAACCCAAGGTCAGAGTGTTAAAAGTGACATAAACAAAGTTAATTATTCAAAAGATAAATTTGGGGCCAAAACAGTTCGCAGTAGTAAGTCACAGATATGTTACAGTTGTGGTTTAGAGGGCCATATAAGGACTGACCCCAAATGCCCGGCACGTGGAAAAAAATGTCGGAAGTGTAAGCAAGTTGGTCATTTTGAACGTCAGTGTAAGACCAAGGACAAGCCAAAAACTAAATATAAGCCGGAGAAAATTCGTCAAGTTTCTCAGCAACAGACACACACTTCAAGTGAtgatgactatgcatttagcaTAAATCAGATAAATGCTGTATGTGAAAATATTGTGGTATCAGTTGGGAACGTCAACCTGAAGATGATAATTGACTCTGGTGCATCCTGCAATATCATGGGAAGACCATTATGGGAATATCTGAAGCGAAACCATATAAAGTGCGTTTCAACAAAATCATGTAGAGAATTGTTTGCGTATGGATCAACCGAACCGTTGAAAGTAGTGGGAGCATTCAGTGCCACTATTGAAGGTAACAACAAAACTATTCCAAATGTTGaatttgttgttattgatgGGAAAGGACAGGCATTACTTGGTCGTGAAACTGCGTTAAAACTGAGTGTCCTTAAACTCGTACATCATGTTACCGAAGGAGCTGTTTGCACCCCGAACGagacaatttttgagaaatacCCAGAATGTTTTACTGGAGTAGGAAAGTTGAAATCGTTTCAACTTGAAATACCGATTGATCCGGACGTGGAGCCAGTTATCCAGCCGATGAGACGTACACCGTTCAATTTGCGTGATAAACTTGAGAAGAAATTGAATGAACTCTTAGATCTTGATATAATTGAACGTGTTGAAGAACCTAGTTCGTGGGTGTCACCGGTTGTGTGCGTACCGAAGCGTTCCAGTGATGATATTCGTCTCTGCGTGGACATGCGCTTGGCAAACACAGGTGTGAAACGTATCAGACACCCCATTCCGACGATTGATGAGTTACTTCAAGAGATGAATTCTAGTAAAGTGTTCAGCAAATTAGATGTCACCTGGGCGTATCATCAGATTGAGTTAAAACCTGAATCGAGAGAAATAACTACTTTTGTAACACATAAGGGTCTTTTCAGATACAAGCGCCTTATGTTTGGTGTGAGTTGTGCCCCTGAATTATATCAAAAAGTCATGCAACAGGTCTTACAAGGGTGTGAAGGGGTTCATAATATCATGGATGATATTATTGTACATGCTAGTTGTCAAGCTGAACATGACAAATGCCTTGAAAATGTAGTTAGGGTATTGCGAGACAAAGGTATTACTTTGAACAAGGACAAATGTCAGTTTAACATGTCACAAGTCGTTTTTATGGGTCATGTTTTATCAGACCGTGGTATCGGGCCGGCTGATGTAAAAGTAAAAGCCGTAGTTGAAGCGCGCGAGCCGAAGAACTCTGCTGAAGTTCGCAGTTTTTTTTAG